The following proteins come from a genomic window of Corynebacterium crudilactis:
- a CDS encoding sulfite exporter TauE/SafE family protein has translation MLDLVSIGAIVFFGATLQRVSGLGLGLVAGPVLAVILGPIEGIFVVNVISTVNALLNTLSTRSAVDWKKTKLIGGVLIFGSIPAAVLLNLVPVAAILSLVGVLLIIALGVVTFAQDKVPQVTGRLPAVLAGVGAGFMNTLTGAAGPVLTVYGQASRWEQRSFSASLQPLFLIAGAISVAVKIVLGTATLSHTSIWVWPLSAVAMILGIFMGSWLSKHISKAVARKFALLVALAGSISVLYKGITGLMS, from the coding sequence ATGCTCGATCTGGTCAGCATCGGTGCCATCGTCTTCTTTGGCGCCACTCTGCAACGAGTATCAGGCCTCGGGCTTGGACTTGTTGCCGGACCCGTGCTAGCCGTCATCTTAGGGCCTATTGAAGGCATTTTCGTCGTCAATGTCATCTCTACGGTCAATGCCTTACTCAATACCCTCAGCACACGCTCAGCCGTGGATTGGAAAAAGACCAAATTAATCGGCGGAGTGCTGATCTTTGGTTCCATCCCCGCTGCTGTGCTGTTAAACCTTGTTCCCGTAGCCGCAATATTGTCCCTGGTGGGCGTGCTCCTCATCATCGCCCTTGGTGTGGTGACATTCGCCCAAGACAAAGTACCGCAGGTAACAGGACGTTTACCCGCCGTACTTGCAGGTGTCGGCGCCGGATTCATGAATACCCTCACCGGTGCCGCCGGCCCCGTACTTACTGTGTATGGCCAAGCAAGCAGGTGGGAACAACGCTCCTTCTCTGCATCCCTCCAACCACTATTCCTCATTGCTGGGGCTATCTCCGTAGCCGTGAAAATAGTGCTGGGCACAGCCACCCTCTCCCACACCAGCATCTGGGTATGGCCACTATCGGCAGTGGCGATGATCTTGGGAATCTTCATGGGATCGTGGTTGAGCAAGCACATATCTAAAGCAGTCGCACGGAAATTCGCCCTACTGGTGGCACTCGCCGGATCCATCTCAGTGCTTTACAAAGGAATTACTGGCTTGATGAGCTAA
- the coaD gene encoding pantetheine-phosphate adenylyltransferase codes for MKAVCPGSFDPITLGHLDIVTRAASQFEEVTILVTANPNKNTGLFTVEERMDLIRKSTAHLHNVKVDTWASLLVDYTTKHGITALVKGLRSSLDYEYELPMAQMNRRLTGVDTFFLLTDEKYGYVSSTLCKEVARFGGDVSGLLPDLVTQALIEKYSQN; via the coding sequence ATGAAAGCAGTTTGCCCAGGCTCCTTTGACCCCATCACCTTGGGACATTTGGATATCGTTACCCGCGCTGCCTCGCAATTTGAAGAAGTCACCATCCTGGTCACCGCCAACCCCAATAAGAACACCGGCCTGTTCACCGTGGAAGAGCGCATGGATCTTATCCGAAAATCCACCGCACACTTACACAATGTGAAAGTAGATACCTGGGCCTCATTGCTGGTGGATTACACCACTAAACACGGCATCACCGCACTGGTTAAAGGCCTGCGCAGCTCGCTTGATTATGAATACGAACTGCCCATGGCGCAGATGAACCGCAGGCTCACCGGCGTAGATACCTTCTTCCTTCTCACCGATGAAAAATACGGCTATGTCAGCTCCACCCTCTGCAAAGAAGTAGCACGTTTTGGTGGCGATGTCTCCGGCCTGCTTCCAGACTTGGTGACACAAGCACTCATCGAAAAATATAGCCAAAACTAA
- a CDS encoding amino acid ABC transporter ATP-binding protein, with protein sequence MSELMIHAEQVCKNFGRLEVLKGIDLQVPKGTVTCLIGPSGSGKSTMLRCVNHLEKVNAGRLYVDGDLIGYRERDGVLYEIAEKDAAKQRSDIGMVFQNFNLFPHRTVIENIIEAPIHVKKQPESVARARAMELLEQVGLAHKADAYPVQLSGGQQQRVAIARAVAMEPKLMLFDEPTSALDPELVGEVLRVMKQLADDGMTMLVVTHEMGFAHEVADQVVFMADGVVVEAGTPEQVLDNPKEQRTKEFLSSLL encoded by the coding sequence ATGTCTGAACTGATGATCCACGCCGAGCAGGTCTGCAAAAACTTTGGTCGTTTGGAAGTGCTCAAAGGCATTGATTTGCAGGTGCCAAAAGGTACTGTGACATGTTTGATCGGTCCTTCTGGTTCCGGTAAGTCCACCATGCTGCGTTGTGTGAACCACTTGGAAAAAGTCAATGCTGGTCGTCTTTATGTTGATGGCGATCTGATTGGCTACCGTGAGCGCGATGGCGTGCTCTACGAAATCGCCGAGAAGGACGCCGCCAAGCAGCGCTCCGATATCGGCATGGTCTTCCAGAACTTCAACCTTTTCCCTCACCGCACGGTGATCGAGAACATCATCGAAGCACCCATCCATGTGAAGAAGCAGCCTGAAAGTGTTGCCCGCGCACGTGCCATGGAGTTGCTTGAGCAGGTTGGCCTCGCCCACAAGGCAGATGCTTACCCAGTGCAGCTTTCCGGTGGCCAGCAGCAGCGTGTGGCAATTGCCCGTGCTGTGGCTATGGAACCAAAGCTCATGCTTTTCGACGAGCCCACCAGCGCCCTAGACCCTGAGCTTGTCGGTGAGGTGCTACGCGTGATGAAGCAGCTTGCTGACGACGGCATGACCATGTTGGTTGTCACCCACGAAATGGGCTTCGCTCATGAAGTTGCCGATCAGGTTGTCTTCATGGCCGATGGCGTTGTCGTAGAAGCCGGTACCCCAGAACAGGTGCTGGATAATCCGAAGGAACAGCGCACCAAAGAATTCTTGTCTTCGCTGCTCTAA
- a CDS encoding DUF1266 domain-containing protein, producing the protein MSSEQSVFIIVLFGAVILFSIVVISAAFRTRKRRATARAQGMANPHNPISNVPWRRFAGALGAIYARSEWHKSRGAKRVYTAEQTYFGCVSAFSLGMVRNMLRTDWGVKNSAQAVAQLTKSMESISMVAAATWRGSGVSPDQVEEIGTELVKEGLAKEHFLHFHMLLQHVDPSAEYDVDVLAFDIARVANFVRWAGYADYLIPAEARWFQDQLGIAAAVSFESWEEYGEGYVRGLKKNFRGGNKPYISAEQWLNTEADSPWKTQKWISG; encoded by the coding sequence ATGTCGAGCGAACAATCCGTCTTCATTATCGTGCTGTTTGGTGCTGTGATTTTATTTAGCATCGTGGTTATCTCCGCGGCATTTCGAACAAGAAAAAGACGCGCGACAGCCCGTGCGCAAGGCATGGCTAACCCGCATAATCCCATATCGAATGTGCCGTGGCGACGGTTCGCAGGCGCATTAGGAGCGATCTATGCACGATCTGAGTGGCATAAATCGCGAGGGGCAAAACGTGTTTATACAGCCGAACAGACTTATTTTGGGTGTGTATCAGCGTTCTCCCTAGGAATGGTGCGCAATATGCTTCGGACTGATTGGGGAGTGAAAAATTCAGCGCAAGCTGTAGCTCAACTCACTAAGAGCATGGAATCAATCAGCATGGTTGCTGCAGCGACTTGGAGAGGCAGTGGGGTATCGCCTGATCAAGTGGAAGAAATTGGAACTGAATTAGTTAAAGAAGGTTTAGCCAAGGAGCATTTTCTTCATTTTCATATGCTTCTCCAACACGTAGATCCAAGTGCAGAATACGATGTGGATGTTTTGGCATTTGATATTGCGCGTGTAGCAAATTTTGTCCGTTGGGCAGGTTATGCAGATTATTTGATTCCTGCCGAAGCACGCTGGTTTCAAGACCAATTGGGAATTGCTGCAGCTGTGTCATTTGAAAGCTGGGAAGAATATGGCGAGGGATATGTCCGTGGTTTAAAAAAGAACTTTAGAGGCGGAAACAAGCCGTATATCAGCGCAGAACAGTGGTTGAACACGGAAGCAGACAGCCCGTGGAAAACCCAGAAGTGGATTAGTGGTTAA
- a CDS encoding DUF368 domain-containing protein produces the protein MSATNADAPDVHHVYPTKTKKTPLAVIFNIIRGGLIGMAELVPGISGGTVALVLGLYERALHNGNLLIDLIKVLIKDRSKLKEAAAKIDWWFFGAVAVGMVVMVFSMSSILHTVVDDYPEITRGLFLGMVAVSILVPLGMMDMRDAKKRLAVVVPLFILCAFLGFFGTSFTSAPRTDPSLILIFVCAAIAVCALVLPGVSGSFFLLAVGLYAPIMASLSDRDWTVIGVFIAGALTGVILFVKVLSYVLEYHRTITLTIMAGLMLGSLRALWPWQDTDANLLAPGDNAVMIFGLVFLGGAIVAALMFVERISSKNAESEIVLEEQPR, from the coding sequence ATGAGCGCCACCAACGCGGACGCCCCAGACGTACACCACGTCTACCCGACCAAGACTAAAAAGACTCCACTCGCGGTGATTTTCAATATCATCCGCGGAGGATTGATTGGAATGGCTGAGTTGGTGCCCGGAATTTCCGGTGGCACTGTTGCTTTGGTGCTTGGCCTCTACGAGCGTGCGTTGCATAATGGTAACTTGCTCATCGACCTGATCAAGGTGTTGATCAAGGATCGTTCCAAGCTCAAGGAAGCTGCGGCGAAAATTGACTGGTGGTTCTTTGGTGCCGTTGCAGTGGGCATGGTGGTCATGGTCTTTTCTATGTCTTCAATTTTGCACACTGTTGTCGATGACTATCCAGAGATCACTCGTGGATTGTTCTTGGGCATGGTTGCTGTTTCCATTTTGGTTCCACTCGGCATGATGGATATGCGTGATGCGAAAAAGCGCCTGGCAGTTGTGGTTCCATTGTTTATTCTGTGTGCTTTCCTTGGTTTCTTTGGCACTTCCTTTACCAGTGCACCGCGTACTGATCCTTCTCTGATCTTGATCTTTGTTTGTGCTGCTATTGCAGTGTGTGCACTGGTGCTTCCTGGTGTCTCTGGTTCTTTCTTCCTACTGGCAGTTGGCTTGTACGCCCCAATTATGGCTTCTTTGTCTGATCGCGATTGGACCGTCATCGGTGTCTTTATCGCAGGTGCACTCACTGGTGTCATCTTGTTTGTGAAGGTGTTGTCCTATGTTTTGGAATACCACCGCACCATCACGTTGACCATCATGGCAGGACTGATGTTGGGTTCTCTCCGTGCTCTGTGGCCTTGGCAGGATACGGACGCTAATCTGCTCGCACCAGGCGATAACGCAGTAATGATCTTCGGCCTTGTCTTCCTTGGTGGTGCAATCGTTGCTGCCCTCATGTTTGTTGAGCGGATTTCTTCTAAGAATGCTGAATCTGAGATCGTTCTAGAGGAACAACCACGCTAA
- a CDS encoding acetyl-CoA carboxylase biotin carboxyl carrier protein subunit, with the protein MKIFAPFAGIVHYFVDEGDPVTTGMQLGTVETIKLEAPIMAPGPGIVASLACDDFSDVTGGDELLELEAKN; encoded by the coding sequence ATGAAGATCTTCGCACCCTTTGCCGGAATCGTCCACTATTTTGTTGACGAAGGCGATCCTGTAACAACCGGCATGCAGCTGGGCACGGTAGAAACAATCAAGCTCGAAGCTCCCATCATGGCACCAGGACCTGGCATTGTTGCTAGCCTTGCCTGTGATGATTTCTCCGACGTCACCGGTGGCGATGAACTCCTTGAGCTGGAGGCAAAAAACTAA
- a CDS encoding ABC transporter substrate-binding protein: protein MIESFTRLRKQPQKRPTRSMDKLLHSTLRFPKFHKRALVATIGIVATSFTLASCVTNVEDGTPEGWEQIVPAPVPEIQALVPEALAQRGVLTAGANPPFPPFEFKDSDGQIIGVEMDLVRAMAGVMGLDFTPQEQDFSLILPSVQAGTIDVGASGFTDNEERRANFDFIDFLYAGVQWVQATDRDTPVDPDNACGLTVAVQRTTVAETDDVRPRSEECVAAGKEPITILSYETADTAATALILGRADALAADSPVSAWAAERSEGRIEVVGDIYLAAPFGFAFPLESDLTPAAAAAFQHLIDTGDYQRILTQWGIEEGLLDEALINEKPLS, encoded by the coding sequence ATGATTGAGAGTTTCACCCGATTGCGAAAGCAGCCCCAAAAACGGCCCACAAGGTCCATGGATAAGCTGCTGCACAGTACCTTGCGTTTCCCTAAGTTCCACAAGCGCGCTTTAGTGGCAACTATCGGCATCGTGGCAACCTCTTTCACTCTCGCCTCTTGTGTGACCAATGTAGAAGATGGCACACCAGAAGGCTGGGAGCAGATCGTTCCGGCTCCAGTACCAGAAATTCAGGCTCTCGTACCAGAAGCATTAGCACAACGTGGTGTGCTCACTGCGGGAGCTAATCCCCCATTCCCACCTTTTGAGTTTAAGGACTCAGACGGTCAGATCATTGGTGTGGAGATGGATCTTGTCCGCGCCATGGCTGGTGTTATGGGCTTGGATTTCACCCCTCAGGAACAAGATTTCTCCCTGATTCTTCCATCCGTTCAAGCTGGAACCATTGATGTTGGTGCTTCTGGCTTTACGGATAATGAAGAACGTCGTGCAAATTTTGATTTCATTGACTTCCTCTATGCAGGTGTCCAGTGGGTACAAGCAACTGATCGGGATACTCCCGTTGATCCGGATAATGCTTGTGGTCTCACGGTTGCCGTGCAGCGGACAACAGTGGCCGAAACAGATGATGTCCGGCCGCGGTCTGAAGAATGTGTCGCTGCAGGTAAAGAACCCATCACCATTTTGTCCTATGAAACTGCAGATACTGCTGCTACGGCCCTGATTTTGGGACGTGCTGATGCGCTTGCTGCTGACTCCCCTGTCTCTGCATGGGCTGCGGAACGCTCAGAGGGTCGCATTGAAGTGGTTGGCGATATTTACCTCGCTGCACCTTTTGGTTTTGCCTTCCCTCTGGAATCAGACCTCACCCCTGCAGCTGCTGCAGCATTCCAGCATCTCATCGATACTGGTGATTACCAGCGTATTTTGACCCAATGGGGCATTGAAGAAGGTCTTCTTGATGAGGCCCTCATCAACGAAAAGCCTCTTAGCTAA
- a CDS encoding RsmD family RNA methyltransferase: protein MGQTRIIAGDARGRKLEIPPEGTRPTSDRAREGLFSSLQVRFGFEGQRVLDIFAGSGALGLEAASRGAEEVVLVESNPAAVEIIRRNADVVKHPHVVVAEMKASTYLASAPDKFFTMVLADPPYELADDAVTSMLAALTPKLLDGAAVVIERHVDSPETAWPAWLVPTTQKLKKRTYGIARMDMAVFDESLLED, encoded by the coding sequence ATGGGACAAACTCGAATCATTGCCGGCGATGCCCGCGGCCGAAAGCTTGAAATACCACCAGAAGGTACGCGTCCAACCTCTGACCGTGCACGCGAAGGCCTCTTTTCCTCCCTGCAGGTACGGTTTGGTTTCGAAGGCCAACGCGTCCTCGATATCTTCGCCGGCTCCGGTGCATTGGGCTTGGAAGCTGCCTCACGTGGTGCAGAAGAAGTAGTGCTCGTTGAATCGAATCCGGCGGCCGTGGAGATTATCCGCCGGAACGCAGACGTCGTGAAGCATCCGCACGTTGTTGTCGCAGAGATGAAGGCGTCCACCTACCTTGCGTCCGCACCCGATAAGTTTTTCACGATGGTGCTCGCCGATCCACCCTATGAGCTTGCCGATGACGCTGTGACCAGCATGCTCGCAGCACTGACTCCAAAGCTTCTCGACGGCGCCGCCGTGGTCATCGAGCGCCACGTAGACTCGCCTGAAACCGCCTGGCCTGCCTGGCTGGTACCAACCACACAAAAGCTGAAAAAACGCACCTATGGCATTGCCCGCATGGACATGGCCGTATTTGATGAATCTCTGCTGGAGGACTAA
- a CDS encoding amino acid ABC transporter permease yields the protein MSELNPGPQTSLAHHQPKPIEAKPLRHPGRWVGAAILLALLAWFLIGAFNNEAYGWDTYRAYLFDTRVATAALHTIALTVLSMIMGVVLGAILAVMRMSGNPVMQGVAWLYLWIFRGTPIYVQLVFWGLLGSLYQSINLGFAEIDLQSLLSNMFLLAVIGLGLNEAAYMAEIVRSGIQAVPEGQMEASKALGMKWSMTMRRTILPQAMRIIIPPTGNELISMLKTTSLVVAIPYSLELYGRSMDIAYSLFEPVPMLLVAASWYLVITSVLMVAQYYLEKHFEKGSTRTLTARQLAALADAEGAIPGNVTVVPEISKEDK from the coding sequence ATGTCAGAGCTCAACCCAGGGCCTCAAACATCATTGGCCCACCACCAACCAAAACCGATAGAAGCAAAACCATTGCGTCATCCTGGACGCTGGGTCGGAGCAGCAATCCTGCTCGCTTTGCTTGCGTGGTTCCTCATCGGGGCTTTCAACAATGAAGCCTACGGCTGGGATACCTACCGCGCTTATCTCTTTGATACTCGCGTTGCTACAGCTGCATTGCACACTATTGCTTTAACTGTCTTGTCCATGATCATGGGTGTGGTTTTGGGCGCTATTTTGGCGGTCATGCGTATGTCTGGAAACCCAGTGATGCAGGGCGTGGCATGGCTTTACCTGTGGATTTTCCGTGGTACTCCAATCTATGTTCAGTTGGTGTTCTGGGGACTATTGGGTTCGCTTTACCAGTCCATCAATCTAGGTTTTGCCGAAATTGATCTCCAGAGCCTGCTGTCTAATATGTTCTTGCTTGCCGTCATTGGCCTTGGATTGAACGAAGCTGCTTATATGGCTGAAATCGTGCGTTCTGGTATCCAGGCTGTGCCAGAAGGACAGATGGAAGCGTCGAAAGCTTTGGGCATGAAGTGGTCCATGACTATGCGCCGCACCATTTTGCCTCAGGCGATGCGGATTATCATTCCACCAACCGGCAATGAGCTGATCTCCATGCTGAAGACCACTTCCCTGGTTGTTGCGATTCCTTATTCTTTGGAGCTGTACGGCCGCAGCATGGATATTGCTTATTCCCTGTTTGAGCCAGTTCCGATGCTTCTGGTTGCTGCGAGCTGGTACTTGGTTATCACTTCGGTTCTCATGGTTGCTCAGTACTACCTGGAGAAGCACTTTGAAAAGGGCAGCACTCGTACGTTGACTGCTCGTCAACTTGCAGCTCTTGCTGACGCTGAGGGTGCTATCCCTGGCAATGTCACCGTTGTTCCTGAAATTTCCAAGGAGGACAAGTAA